From Nonlabens sp. Ci31, the proteins below share one genomic window:
- a CDS encoding phosphoadenosine phosphosulfate reductase family protein, with product MSKVRHVLGISGGKDSAALAIYVKTKYPSIDLEFYTCDTGKELEETYQLIKNLEVYLGIKIELLQGAEKSSEDPFDHFLKMYGGFLPSSNARWCTKKLKLDPFENYVGTDPVISYVGIRGDEEREGYISTKKNIQSIFPFRKNIWSLDVVTKLLSNQNMEQLLGIAKNIDFGKNQDKAFQTIIRKVDTSFTLDQKLNILLDTNVKAFNHLVFDFLKTTDYPLATEATFPLLENDEVLVRDDIFKILEESGVGVPAYYKKIEFEINGKKGEYARSRSGCFFCFFQQKIEWVWLYEQHKDLYLKAMEYEKDGYTWAQGESLADIIKPERIEKIKEEYIKRMERKSKAKSPYLVDILDDAEGEGCAACFI from the coding sequence ATGAGCAAAGTAAGACACGTATTAGGTATATCGGGAGGGAAAGACAGTGCAGCCCTGGCAATTTATGTCAAAACTAAATATCCTTCCATTGATTTAGAATTCTATACCTGCGACACAGGTAAGGAATTAGAAGAAACCTATCAATTGATAAAAAATCTTGAGGTTTATCTTGGAATCAAGATTGAGCTTTTGCAAGGTGCTGAAAAAAGCTCAGAAGACCCTTTTGACCATTTTTTAAAAATGTATGGTGGTTTTTTACCTTCCTCTAATGCTCGTTGGTGTACGAAAAAACTAAAATTAGACCCATTTGAAAACTATGTTGGTACTGACCCAGTAATTTCTTATGTGGGAATTAGAGGTGACGAAGAAAGAGAAGGATATATTTCTACCAAGAAGAATATTCAATCTATATTTCCCTTTCGCAAGAATATTTGGAGTCTAGATGTTGTAACAAAATTGCTGTCCAACCAAAATATGGAGCAACTTTTGGGAATAGCGAAAAATATAGACTTTGGCAAAAACCAAGATAAAGCATTCCAAACCATTATTCGAAAAGTGGATACGAGTTTTACGCTTGACCAAAAACTGAATATTTTGCTTGATACTAATGTGAAAGCATTTAATCATTTAGTTTTTGATTTCTTGAAAACGACTGATTACCCTTTAGCAACAGAAGCTACTTTTCCGCTTTTGGAAAATGATGAAGTATTAGTGAGAGACGACATTTTCAAAATTTTAGAAGAAAGCGGTGTAGGCGTTCCTGCCTACTACAAAAAAATTGAATTTGAAATCAATGGTAAAAAAGGAGAATACGCAAGAAGTCGTTCAGGCTGTTTCTTCTGCTTTTTCCAGCAAAAAATTGAATGGGTTTGGCTTTATGAGCAACATAAAGATTTGTATCTAAAAGCAATGGAATATGAGAAAGATGGATATACTTGGGCACAAGGAGAGAGCTTAGCGGATATAATTAAACCTGAAAGAATCGAAAAAATAAAAGAAGAGTATATTAAAAGAATGGAACGGAAATCAAAAGCAAAATCACCTTACCTAGTGGACATCTTAGATGATGCCGAGGGTGAAGGTTGTGCAGCTTGTTTTATATAG
- a CDS encoding nucleoside 2-deoxyribosyltransferase domain-containing protein → MNIKVFLSGGMNESNWQQEVINLVGKDGYVYFNPREHLLSKSNEYTMWDLFYVKNCDVVFAYMEKDNPSGFGLTLEIGYAAAMGKRIILVDEKSSFDNKFEQKFKIVRESSSIVFDNFSAGINFLKNLRNGISTL, encoded by the coding sequence ATGAACATTAAAGTATTTTTATCAGGTGGAATGAATGAATCAAACTGGCAACAAGAAGTTATAAACCTAGTTGGCAAAGATGGTTATGTTTATTTCAACCCGCGCGAGCATTTGTTATCAAAGTCAAATGAATATACTATGTGGGATTTATTCTATGTCAAAAATTGCGATGTCGTTTTTGCCTATATGGAAAAGGATAACCCATCAGGATTTGGTCTAACATTAGAAATTGGTTATGCAGCAGCAATGGGCAAACGAATAATTTTAGTTGATGAAAAATCTTCCTTTGATAATAAGTTTGAGCAAAAATTTAAAATAGTTCGAGAATCATCTTCAATTGTTTTTGATAATTTTTCAGCTGGTATAAACTTCTTAAAAAATCTTAGAAATGGTATTTCTACACTATAA
- a CDS encoding cysteine desulfurase family protein, with the protein MIFKEFTYLDNNSTTPIEPRVLEAMLPFLKDNFANSSSTHYFGQTINESVNQARKQIADFINAESKELIFTSGATEAINIAIKGVAESYFSKGKHIITVSTEHKAVLDTCKDLERKGFEVTYLPVQKNGLIDLTELEQAIRLDTILVSAMYVNNETGVIQPIKEISSIAHEKGALFMTDATQAVGKIGINVSELGIDLLCFTGHKMYAPKGIGALYVRNKIKLTPQTHGGGHEQGVRSGTLNVPGIIALAKACEIASQEMEQNQKTISDLRNELENELLKLPNTSLNCDSAKRIYNTANICFKGQDANVLIGRMKNIAASNGSACSSAVVEPSHVLKAMGFSDDDAFSSLRFSLGKYNTLEDIEIVVNKIKELTQPNFKYA; encoded by the coding sequence ATGATTTTTAAAGAATTTACATATCTCGACAACAACTCCACCACTCCAATCGAACCAAGGGTGCTTGAAGCAATGTTGCCTTTTTTAAAGGACAACTTTGCCAATTCAAGTAGTACCCACTATTTTGGTCAAACAATAAACGAAAGCGTAAACCAAGCGCGCAAACAAATAGCAGATTTTATCAATGCAGAAAGTAAAGAACTGATTTTTACAAGTGGAGCAACAGAAGCCATCAATATTGCTATAAAAGGTGTTGCTGAAAGCTATTTTAGCAAAGGAAAACACATCATCACCGTTTCAACCGAACACAAAGCGGTTTTAGACACTTGCAAAGATTTAGAAAGAAAAGGTTTTGAAGTTACTTATTTGCCTGTTCAAAAAAACGGATTAATTGATTTGACGGAATTAGAACAAGCCATTAGACTAGATACAATTCTTGTTTCCGCGATGTATGTCAATAACGAAACGGGAGTCATTCAACCTATCAAAGAAATTTCATCGATTGCGCATGAAAAAGGTGCTTTGTTCATGACAGATGCAACACAAGCGGTTGGCAAAATTGGAATTAATGTCAGTGAACTTGGAATTGACTTGCTCTGTTTTACCGGTCATAAAATGTATGCTCCGAAAGGAATTGGCGCTTTGTATGTTAGGAATAAAATAAAGCTAACACCACAAACGCACGGTGGTGGACATGAACAAGGAGTGAGAAGTGGAACGCTTAATGTGCCTGGAATAATCGCTCTTGCCAAAGCTTGTGAAATTGCCAGTCAAGAAATGGAACAAAATCAAAAAACCATTTCTGATTTAAGAAATGAATTAGAGAACGAATTATTAAAGTTGCCGAATACTTCACTAAATTGCGATTCAGCAAAAAGAATTTATAACACCGCAAACATTTGTTTTAAAGGTCAGGATGCCAATGTTTTAATTGGGAGAATGAAAAATATTGCAGCTTCCAATGGTTCAGCTTGTTCATCGGCAGTTGTTGAACCTTCTCACGTTTTAAAGGCTATGGGTTTCAGTGATGATGATGCGTTTTCTTCATTGCGTTTTTCATTAGGGAAGTATAATACACTTGAAGACATTGAAATCGTGGTCAACAAAATAAAAGAACTCACTCAACCAAATTTTAAATATGCTTAA
- a CDS encoding Crp/Fnr family transcriptional regulator → MTEKDNKKEFYFNLFLNKIPTSNIELKKFSRSFLTLKEYNKKEFLYNSGEIQKEVGFVCQGLLRKYYVNEKGSEINTGFISENGFATDYPSFLRQKPSKYHIQCLEPTIIVKIPYEKLQ, encoded by the coding sequence ATGACGGAAAAAGACAACAAAAAAGAATTCTATTTTAATTTATTTCTAAATAAGATTCCTACTTCAAATATAGAATTAAAAAAATTTAGCCGTTCTTTTTTGACTCTAAAAGAGTACAACAAGAAGGAATTTTTATATAACAGTGGCGAAATACAAAAAGAAGTCGGTTTCGTATGTCAAGGGCTTTTGAGAAAGTATTACGTCAACGAAAAGGGAAGTGAAATAAATACAGGCTTCATAAGTGAAAATGGTTTTGCTACCGACTATCCTTCTTTTTTAAGACAAAAACCTTCCAAATACCATATACAATGTCTCGAACCAACAATCATTGTGAAAATACCCTATGAGAAATTGCAGTAA
- a CDS encoding DUF4007 family protein: MITENTEIRKFTFSGHDSFQCRQLWLKKGYDYVIENRNFNDEDAVVQLGVGKNMVSSIRFWLKAFNIVDNKDFPTEFGKRLFDDDTGYDPFLEDEASLWLLHYQLVKTGFASIYSIIFNEFRKEKLFFNKETYVNYLKRIGESDNNFNFNENTVAKDFNVFTNLYKNESDSKNIEDSFSGILSEIELLNTAGNGKDEQFYIENNERDNLSEFVVLYTILDNANYGNSIGLNSLEFNINSPGSIFALNRLGLMNKISDITDEFGEITFTDQAGIKELQFKNKVEAFTVLDRYYGK, translated from the coding sequence ATGATAACAGAAAATACTGAAATAAGAAAATTTACTTTCTCTGGACACGACTCTTTTCAGTGTCGACAGCTTTGGCTAAAAAAAGGCTACGATTATGTTATAGAGAATAGAAATTTCAATGATGAAGATGCAGTTGTGCAGCTTGGGGTTGGAAAAAATATGGTTTCATCAATTCGGTTTTGGTTGAAAGCTTTTAACATTGTTGATAACAAGGATTTTCCAACTGAATTCGGAAAACGATTATTTGACGATGATACTGGTTATGACCCTTTTTTAGAAGATGAAGCTAGCTTATGGCTTTTGCATTATCAACTTGTGAAAACTGGATTTGCTTCAATATACAGCATCATTTTCAATGAATTCAGAAAAGAAAAACTTTTTTTTAATAAAGAAACATATGTGAATTATTTAAAAAGAATTGGTGAAAGTGATAATAATTTCAATTTTAATGAAAACACAGTTGCTAAAGACTTTAATGTTTTTACCAACTTATATAAAAATGAATCTGACAGCAAGAATATAGAAGATAGTTTTTCAGGTATACTTTCTGAGATAGAACTTCTAAACACTGCAGGAAACGGAAAGGACGAGCAATTCTACATCGAAAACAATGAAAGAGATAATCTTTCTGAATTTGTCGTATTATATACTATTCTAGATAACGCAAATTACGGCAATTCCATTGGCTTAAATTCGTTGGAGTTCAACATCAACAGCCCAGGTTCAATTTTCGCATTGAATCGTTTGGGATTGATGAATAAGATTTCTGATATAACTGACGAGTTCGGGGAAATAACTTTTACTGACCAAGCAGGAATCAAGGAATTGCAATTCAAGAATAAAGTAGAAGCATTCACAGTATTAGACAGATATTATGGCAAATAA
- a CDS encoding DEAD/DEAH box helicase family protein, whose product MLKDCDWSLDRDYKTGSENEPMQFYLDGLANSTEFSLLLGYFSSSAINLLSVGFATFISKGGKMKMVINHLLSSKDKETLWRVEENPNEIRVFDLTDASDLQRNLDEYNTHFFECLAYLISQKRIEIKVIKPKNGKGIAHYKSGVFGDGENFVGYKASCNFTYYGLSENIEELEAFLSWENGRSNKLIKRQLKLIDDYFTEKDEDVEYIPVSDIEVVLKDRFGKKDINELLVQEEQLLRKKQSLISNPKLKRTITKLFSEIETIRTTPKFPYSEGPREYQVNAYNSWVANDYKGMFAMATGTGKTITSLNCLLNEYKKTGIYRAIITVPTTALVEQWKKECAKFNFKNVITVSSKEIWDKNLAFFNTASKLIDNSYIVIVTYASLPRPKFQSYFTQLPKDTILIADETHNLGSQGLLKLLPNIHLEKRIGLSATPHRKFDELGNQAIQEFFNDEPPYIVSYSMEEALNIGWLCKYTYHPHIVRLTDQEMEQYRNISLQLLKMGMFDSVSGDFKSSPQIEMKLLERKRIIHKAANKLDAFKDILKIEFDKRKNLKYTLIYVPEGMESNYDEIDFSIETDDENRLINEYTKAVSHTDDTVMVKQFTSNSTNREEILKNFEESKIHVLTSMKCLDEGVDVPRSELAIFCASTGNPRQFIQRRGRVLRLHKDKIHATIHDLVVVPEIADESTFEMEKGLVKKELERVVDFANLAMNKTDTYETLKNILDYYGLNLNDI is encoded by the coding sequence ATGCTTAAAGATTGCGATTGGTCATTGGATAGAGATTACAAAACAGGTTCAGAAAACGAACCTATGCAATTCTATTTGGATGGATTAGCCAATAGTACTGAGTTTAGTTTGTTGTTGGGTTATTTCAGTTCTTCGGCTATCAATTTGCTTTCTGTTGGCTTTGCCACTTTTATAAGCAAGGGCGGTAAAATGAAAATGGTAATCAACCATTTACTTTCATCAAAAGATAAAGAAACGTTATGGCGTGTTGAAGAGAACCCGAATGAAATACGTGTTTTTGATCTTACTGATGCTTCCGATCTGCAAAGAAATCTTGATGAGTATAACACTCATTTTTTTGAGTGTTTAGCGTATTTAATTTCACAAAAACGAATTGAGATTAAAGTAATTAAACCAAAGAACGGAAAGGGAATTGCACATTATAAATCAGGTGTTTTTGGTGATGGAGAAAATTTTGTTGGCTACAAGGCTTCTTGCAATTTTACTTATTATGGTCTATCTGAAAACATCGAAGAATTAGAAGCTTTTCTTAGTTGGGAAAATGGACGGTCTAATAAGCTAATCAAAAGGCAATTAAAACTCATAGACGACTATTTCACTGAAAAAGATGAAGATGTTGAGTATATTCCAGTAAGTGATATCGAAGTTGTTTTGAAAGATAGATTTGGCAAGAAGGACATTAATGAATTGCTTGTTCAGGAAGAACAGCTCCTAAGGAAGAAACAGAGTTTGATTTCAAATCCCAAGCTTAAACGAACAATCACAAAGCTTTTCAGTGAAATTGAGACAATAAGAACAACACCAAAATTTCCTTACTCAGAAGGCCCCAGAGAATATCAGGTTAATGCTTACAACAGTTGGGTTGCAAATGATTATAAAGGAATGTTTGCAATGGCAACTGGAACTGGCAAAACGATTACTTCGCTCAATTGCTTGCTGAATGAATACAAAAAAACGGGAATTTACAGAGCAATTATAACGGTTCCAACGACTGCGTTGGTGGAACAATGGAAAAAAGAATGTGCCAAGTTTAATTTTAAGAACGTCATTACTGTCAGTTCAAAAGAGATCTGGGATAAGAATCTTGCGTTTTTTAATACTGCTTCAAAACTGATTGACAATTCGTATATTGTCATCGTTACTTATGCTTCATTACCAAGGCCAAAGTTTCAAAGTTACTTCACTCAACTTCCAAAAGACACCATTTTAATTGCAGATGAAACACACAATTTGGGTTCACAAGGACTTTTAAAATTGCTACCAAACATACATCTGGAAAAGCGAATAGGGTTATCCGCAACACCGCATAGAAAATTTGATGAATTAGGCAATCAAGCAATTCAAGAGTTTTTTAATGATGAACCACCTTACATCGTTTCTTATTCAATGGAAGAAGCATTGAATATTGGATGGTTGTGTAAATACACCTATCATCCACATATAGTAAGGCTTACAGATCAAGAGATGGAGCAATATAGAAACATATCTCTCCAGCTGTTAAAAATGGGAATGTTTGATAGTGTAAGTGGGGATTTCAAAAGTTCACCACAAATCGAAATGAAACTGCTTGAAAGAAAAAGAATCATTCACAAAGCAGCTAATAAATTAGATGCTTTTAAGGATATTCTAAAAATTGAATTTGATAAAAGAAAGAACCTGAAATACACTTTGATATATGTTCCTGAGGGAATGGAATCAAATTATGATGAAATAGATTTTAGTATTGAAACAGATGATGAAAACAGATTGATTAACGAATATACAAAAGCGGTGAGCCATACAGATGATACTGTGATGGTGAAACAGTTCACTTCAAATTCTACCAACCGTGAAGAAATCTTGAAAAACTTTGAAGAAAGTAAAATTCACGTATTGACCTCTATGAAATGTTTGGATGAGGGCGTAGATGTGCCACGCTCCGAACTTGCAATTTTTTGTGCCAGTACCGGAAATCCAAGACAATTTATCCAAAGAAGAGGAAGAGTTTTGCGTTTGCATAAAGATAAAATCCACGCAACCATTCACGATTTAGTAGTAGTTCCAGAAATAGCAGACGAAAGCACCTTTGAAATGGAAAAGGGTTTAGTAAAGAAAGAGCTTGAACGAGTGGTTGACTTTGCAAATTTGGCAATGAACAAAACAGATACTTACGAAACGCTTAAAAATATTTTGGACTACTACGGTCTAAACCTTAACGACATATAA
- a CDS encoding AAA family ATPase, translating into MIIKKIQIDNYLCYFDTNTFELSEGLNIILGENGEGKTKFFEAVDWLFNGENRELEMLVSAKKLNETEIGDSFRVRVSMTVEQYGEKSIITKSFLAKKEKANECSTSSFMIEGISENSSGERTQVDGTDLLKRIFPSEILRYSMFKGEAELSIFENEDALATLVSNFPVVIRYDKYSEKGSFLREKSEKAVEDSSKRNKKNLADYNRIESEISRLQREKDKYEVHHNSTIDEIRKIEEHLQDAEKNVSNADALDILNKRIRGIEEKISDLNVNIDENYTTFLFDENWILVNFELFQKEFADKVSAHSKTRRELQSNFDKQKGVKEGEKKAKAELLNNAVPLPIGVPSKSHMEEMLNDEICKVCNREAKKGSEEYEFMMKRLKSYLESQVIVDNEPDNAEPLFKFNYTNRLDNLSISHEDNLKNLRLIRTKIKNLFEYNEARKSDLAELNEQLTNEKIEREQIVGKSSIAEEKLIDVLKNYNAWQRDLKNRNQDQVDYAMKLKLIENDLRERKEDKDKIDTNSANSFEIKTRNIFRDIETIFIDTKKKKFDEFIDKLQKKSNSFFKTINIDAFTGTIVFTQKNKVNRTIVEVMLQEDGRTFYKPNQSLLTSMHISILFAISELASEIKEENFPMIFDAPTSSFGENKTAQFLNLIFETENQKILLIKDFLHTDKATKTLSIKKEFESVRRNKAFWVKLKRPFDPNNLKTINSQVITL; encoded by the coding sequence ATGATAATCAAAAAAATACAAATAGATAACTACCTCTGTTATTTCGATACCAACACTTTTGAATTATCGGAAGGTTTAAACATTATCCTTGGTGAAAACGGTGAAGGCAAAACTAAGTTCTTTGAAGCAGTTGATTGGCTTTTCAATGGAGAGAATCGAGAATTAGAGATGCTAGTTTCAGCTAAAAAATTAAATGAAACAGAAATAGGAGATAGTTTTCGTGTAAGGGTTTCAATGACCGTTGAACAGTATGGTGAGAAAAGTATTATCACAAAATCTTTTCTTGCGAAGAAAGAAAAAGCTAATGAGTGTTCGACTTCAAGTTTTATGATTGAAGGCATATCTGAAAATAGTTCAGGTGAAAGAACGCAAGTTGATGGTACGGATCTTTTAAAACGAATATTCCCATCAGAAATTCTCAGATATTCAATGTTCAAGGGTGAAGCCGAACTCAGTATTTTTGAAAATGAGGATGCATTAGCAACTTTAGTAAGTAATTTTCCAGTTGTTATACGTTACGATAAATACTCAGAAAAAGGTAGCTTTCTTAGAGAAAAATCTGAAAAGGCGGTAGAGGATTCTTCTAAGCGAAATAAAAAGAATTTAGCAGATTACAATAGGATAGAAAGTGAAATAAGTCGTTTACAAAGAGAAAAAGATAAATATGAAGTCCATCATAATTCTACAATTGACGAAATCAGAAAAATTGAAGAACATTTACAGGATGCCGAAAAGAATGTTAGTAACGCAGATGCTTTAGATATCCTCAACAAACGGATTAGAGGAATCGAAGAAAAGATTTCAGACCTAAATGTTAACATTGATGAGAACTACACTACTTTCCTATTTGATGAAAATTGGATTTTAGTAAATTTTGAATTATTCCAAAAAGAGTTTGCAGATAAAGTATCTGCTCACAGCAAAACCCGAAGAGAACTTCAATCTAACTTTGACAAACAAAAAGGAGTAAAGGAAGGTGAAAAAAAGGCAAAAGCTGAATTGTTAAACAATGCAGTTCCGCTTCCTATAGGTGTGCCTTCAAAATCTCATATGGAAGAAATGCTCAATGATGAAATCTGCAAAGTTTGTAATCGTGAAGCAAAAAAAGGCTCTGAAGAATATGAGTTTATGATGAAAAGACTTAAATCGTATTTAGAAAGTCAAGTAATAGTAGATAATGAACCTGATAATGCTGAACCACTTTTCAAGTTTAATTATACAAATAGACTTGATAATTTGAGTATAAGCCATGAAGATAACTTGAAAAATCTAAGACTAATAAGAACTAAAATCAAGAATCTTTTTGAATATAATGAAGCACGTAAAAGTGATCTTGCAGAACTTAACGAACAACTAACAAATGAAAAAATAGAAAGAGAACAAATTGTGGGCAAATCAAGCATTGCAGAAGAAAAATTGATTGATGTACTAAAAAATTACAATGCTTGGCAAAGAGATCTAAAAAATCGAAATCAAGACCAAGTTGATTATGCGATGAAATTAAAACTTATTGAAAATGATTTACGAGAAAGGAAAGAGGATAAGGATAAAATTGACACAAATTCTGCTAATTCATTCGAGATTAAGACAAGAAATATTTTTCGTGATATTGAAACCATCTTTATAGACACCAAAAAGAAAAAGTTTGATGAATTCATTGATAAATTACAAAAAAAGTCAAACAGCTTTTTCAAAACAATCAACATTGACGCTTTCACTGGGACAATCGTTTTTACACAAAAAAATAAAGTTAATCGTACAATAGTTGAAGTTATGTTACAAGAGGATGGTAGGACTTTCTACAAACCAAATCAATCATTGTTAACCTCAATGCATATATCAATTCTATTTGCAATTTCTGAATTGGCATCAGAGATAAAAGAGGAAAACTTTCCTATGATTTTTGATGCTCCAACATCTTCATTTGGAGAAAATAAAACAGCCCAATTCTTAAATCTAATTTTCGAAACAGAGAATCAAAAAATTCTGCTCATCAAAGATTTTCTTCACACAGATAAAGCAACAAAAACACTTTCAATCAAAAAAGAATTTGAGAGTGTCAGAAGGAATAAAGCTTTTTGGGTTAAGTTAAAAAGACCTTTTGATCCAAACAACTTGAAAACCATTAACTCACAAGTAATCACATTATAA